Proteins encoded by one window of Rhodamnia argentea isolate NSW1041297 chromosome 6, ASM2092103v1, whole genome shotgun sequence:
- the LOC115733889 gene encoding PR5-like receptor kinase: MTRILMPMTKQRSKHFDGEMKIEGLVSSRRYTYKDIKRMTNSFKEKLGQGGYGCVYKGKLQDGQLVAVKLLKKLKGDAEEFFNEVASISKTSHVNVVSLLGFCFEGSKRALVYEFMPNGSLEKFIFNRSDTLEVGRQLTWETLYQVSLGIAYGLEYLHRGCNTRILHFDIKPHNILLDANYCPKISDFGLAKICPREESIVSMLGARGTPGYIAPELIMRNIGGVSHKSDVYSYGMMVLEMVGKRKNIEAAVDHTSEIYFPHWVHRRLELQEELGLHGITNEDDEGIAKKMIVIGLWCIQIDPRARPSMTQAIEMLKGSVEALQIPPKPSLSSPSRSIAACPRELSSLQESNDSSWGYSRSILRNQHSL; encoded by the coding sequence ATGACCAGAATACTCATGCCTATGACAAAGCAGAGGAGCAAACACTTCGACGGCGAAATGAAAATCGAGGGACTTGTCTCTTCGAGAAGATACACCTACAAAGACATCAAGAGGATGACCAactctttcaaagaaaagttAGGCCAGGGAGGCTATGGCTGCGTGTACAAAGGCAAGCTTCAAGATGGTCAATTAGTGGCGGTGAAGCTTCTAAAGAAGCTGAAAGGCGATGCAgaagaatttttcaatgaagttGCAAGCATAAGCAAGACTTCTCATGTCAATGTTGTCAGCCTCCTAGGGTTCTGTTTTGAAGGAAGCAAAAGAGCTTTGGTTTATGAGTTCATGCCCAATGGATCGCTCGAAAAGTTCATATTTAACAGGAGTGACACTTTGGAGGTAGGTCGACAATTGACTTGGGAGACATTGTACCAGGTTTCGCTCGGCATAGCTTACGGGCTAGAGTACTTGCATAGAGGATGCAACACGAGGATCTTGCACTTCGACATAAAACCTCACAACATTCTTCTCGATGCAAACTATTGTCCCAAGATTTCCGACTTTGGTCTTGCCAAAATATGCCCTAGAGAAGAGAGCATCGTGTCAATGCTTGGTGCACGGGGCACCCCTGGATATATTGCTCCAGAGCTAATCATGAGGAACATCGGCGGGGTTTCTCACAAATCGGATGTCTACAGCTACGGCATGATGGTTCTAGAGATGGTCGGCAAGAGGAAAAATATCGAAGCCGCGGTAGATCATACCAGTGAAATATACTTCCCTCATTGGGTCCACCGGCGTTTGGAGCTTCAAGAAGAGCTTGGGCTGCATGGAATCACGAATGAGGATGACGAAGGAATAGCAAAGAAGATGATTGTAATAGGCTTATGGTGCATTCAAATCGATCCGAGAGCTCGACCATCTATGACCCAAGCTATAGAGATGCTAAAGGGAAGTGTTGAGGCGTTGCAAATTCCTCCCAAACCATCCTTGTCGTCTCCTTCAAGATCAATCGCGGCTTGTCCACGTGAACTTTCGTCTCTACAAGAAAGTAATGACTCGAGTTGGGGTTATTCAAGATCAATCTTACGAAACCAACATAGCCTGTAA
- the LOC115741274 gene encoding uncharacterized protein LOC115741274: MAQKQGDNYFVTDINYDNETLTLVDVDIAIASQECPRASHNLTLGSLPLAYNSANVNLTFLFNCTTPVVGIHADSVAIISANFVAIGCLRSGDNQSYVFVNKSPEEVAALDKGLDCEDTEVAPVKRTNVTAGNVVEEFAGAMNEGFVLDWEKAKECGECEHSGGRCAVNEKEQLLCYCDDESIHNDGSFCERNKKIGLKVGIGNCFKTLSSTSLHSPLQFCATS, translated from the exons ATGGCACAGAAGCAG GGCGACAACTACTTCGTCACTGACATCAACTATGACAACGAAACCCTGACTCTCGTCGATGTCGACATTGCCATCGCCAGCCAGGAATGCCCCAGGGCCAGCCACAACCTCACGCTCGGCTCGCTCCCGCTCGCCTACAACTCCGCCAACGTCAACCTCACCTTCCTCTTCAACTGCACAACTCCGGTGGTGGGCATCCATGCCGACTCCGTGGCCATCATCAGTGCCAACTTCGTGGCCATCGGTTGCTTGCGATCCGGTGATAATCAGTCGTACGTGTTCGTGAACAAGAGCCCGGAGGAGGTTGCGGCGTTAGACAAGGGGCTGGACTGCGAGGATACGGAGGTGGCGCCGGTGAAGCGGACGAACGTGACGGCGGGGAACGTGGTGGAGGAGTTTGCCGGGGCGATGAACGAGGGGTTTGTGCTGGACTGGGAGAAGGCGAAGGAGTGTGGCGAGTGCGAGCACTCCGGCGGGCGGTGCGCGGTCAACGAGAAGGAGCAGCTCCTGTGCTACTGCGACGACGAGAGTATCCACAACGACGGTTCGTTTTGCGAAA GAAACAAGAAGATTGGTCTCAAAGTTGGAATAGGTAATTGTTTCAAAACTCTCTCTTCCACTTCTCTACATTCTCCCCTGCAATTTTGTGCGACTTCTTGA